Below is a genomic region from Candidatus Binatia bacterium.
CCGGCGCTGCGGAGACAGCCGCGCAGGTGGATTCCATCGGAGGCAGGGGCCACGCGGCAGCGTGCGACGTGTCGCGGCCGAAGGAAGTCGAAGCGCTGCTGGCCGCCGCGGACGAAAAGATCGGCGGCGTCGACCTTCTCGTCAACAACGCCGGCGTGGCCGTGGCCGGTCCGGTGGGCGTCGTCCCGCTGGCCGACTGGGAATGGATCCTCGGCATCAACCTCTGGGGCGTGCTCTACGGCTGCCACTATTTCCTGCCGCGCTTTCGCAGCCAGGGTTCGGGACACATCCTGAACGTCGCATCGGCCGCCGGGCTGCTGTCGGCACCGGAGATGGCTCCGTACAACGTCACGAAGGCGGCCGTCGTGTCGCTGTCGGAGACGCTGGCCGCCGAGCTTCACGGGACCGGCATCGGCGTGTCGGTGCTGTGCCCGACGTTCTTTCGCACGAACATCATGGCGAGCAGCCGCCGCGCGCAGATCAACGATGATCTCGAAGGCGTCGTCGAGAACCTCATGGACCGCTCCCGGCTGCAGGCCGACGACGTTGCGCGGATCGCGCTCGAGGGCTGCGACCGCGGCCTTCTTTACGTGGTGCCGATGAGCGACGGCCGCTGGGCCTGGCGCCTCAAACGCATGCTGCCCGAGCGCTACCACCGAATCGTGCCGCGGCTTCTCGCGTCGATGCGCGAGAGGACGGCCCGGCAGTAGCTCGAACGTTACTTCTTCGCAGTCGGCGGCGGCGGCGGAAGGCCGATCGACGCGTGGTCGACCACGTAACGCCACTTGCCTCCGCTCTTGTGCAGCAGCTCGGTCGTGCGGATCTCGACGGTCGACGGCTTGCCGTCGGGACCCGGGCCCGTAGCCGTCCAGCGGCCGACGTTCAGGATGTGGTCCTTGCCGACGGCGATCGACTGCTGGGAGACCAGCTTGTTGGTCGCCTTCGCGGAAGCCTTGCAGAGATCGGCGACGAGCTTGTGGATTCCCGGCTTGCCCTTGGCGATCTCTCCTTCGCCGGGCCAGATCGCCGTCGCATCGTCCTCGTACAGTTCCATCACCGCCGCGACGTCGCCGCTGTTGCAGGCCTTCTCGAAAGCTTCCGAGACCGCGCGCCCTTCGGCGTTGGCGTCGGCGCGCGCCAGCGTCGCCGACGCGGCGACGAGAATCGTTGCCAGTGCCAATCGTGGGAGCATCGAAGGTCCTCCTTCTCGACCGTCGCCCATGCGGGCGACTTCGCCCATGCGGGCGACTTCCTCGACCGTCGCCCATGCGGGCGACTTCCTCGACCGTCGCCCATGCGGGCGACTTAGCGCTGCGCGTTAAGGCGGAGTCGGCTTTCTGTCAAACGGGCGGGCGACCTCCCCTTCCTGCGCAGCCGGAAACCCGCCCCGCCAGCGGGCTGCGCGATTGAACAATCGCATTGCGCCATCGGTCCCAATTTCGACGGCGCTGCGCCACGCAAAGCCCCGCATTCAAGGGAAAGCGCGGGCAATCGGCGCTCGCGAGGTGATCTTATGAATGCGAATCGAACCAAGCTGCTGGTCGCCGCGGTACTGACGGCAATGCTGGGCACGTCGGCCTGCATCTACGGCCCAGGCTACGGTTATGACAACGGCGGGTACGGGTACTACGATCCGGGGTACTACTCCGGCTATTACGGAGCGCCGTACTACCCGGACGTGGTCTACCATTCGGGCTCGCGTCACGGGTGGTCGGATGACCATCACTGGACGGGAGACCACCAGCGGAGCGCGGATCACTGGACCGGCCAGCGACAACAGCAAACGTCGAGCTATCGTGGAACTACGCAGCGCGGGTCCACGGTT
It encodes:
- a CDS encoding SDR family NAD(P)-dependent oxidoreductase — protein: MPVPKHPRAVVTGGAGGLGRALCLALARRGAAVLVADRDAAGAAETAAQVDSIGGRGHAAACDVSRPKEVEALLAAADEKIGGVDLLVNNAGVAVAGPVGVVPLADWEWILGINLWGVLYGCHYFLPRFRSQGSGHILNVASAAGLLSAPEMAPYNVTKAAVVSLSETLAAELHGTGIGVSVLCPTFFRTNIMASSRRAQINDDLEGVVENLMDRSRLQADDVARIALEGCDRGLLYVVPMSDGRWAWRLKRMLPERYHRIVPRLLASMRERTARQ
- a CDS encoding SgcJ/EcaC family oxidoreductase, with protein sequence MLPRLALATILVAASATLARADANAEGRAVSEAFEKACNSGDVAAVMELYEDDATAIWPGEGEIAKGKPGIHKLVADLCKASAKATNKLVSQQSIAVGKDHILNVGRWTATGPGPDGKPSTVEIRTTELLHKSGGKWRYVVDHASIGLPPPPPTAKK